Proteins encoded within one genomic window of Numida meleagris isolate 19003 breed g44 Domestic line unplaced genomic scaffold, NumMel1.0 unplaced_Scaffold432, whole genome shotgun sequence:
- the LOC110391643 gene encoding uncharacterized protein LOC110391643 — MVRQDPNVKRDLAVLRDSTAKRGSVVLQDSVVLQDPTIRLEAEVKRGSVVLQHPVVLRGSAVLRDLNVNQDSVVLQDSVLNRGSVVLRDPVAQLEREVLQHPALLPAPVTPPEPDPPQGPTAAPGPVTDRRSVTAQRSVPTDLEDHRRPTARGDAEGHRDSMVNCCPADQLELENPHGSTAPLGLEVPQNSVSDCCPTAPLGPKARPNSMVNCDPTEHLDLKACCDSMANHDPTAALGLKVLQSSMVNCSPMATLGPKARHDSVVNSDPMEHLDLQAHHNSMVNHDQTAALGPKAHCDSMVKRSPVAPLVPKAHCDSMANRDPTAALGLKVLQNSVVNCRPMATLGPSAHRDSMVNCDPMEHLDLKAHHNSMANPDPMAALGPTAHRDSMVNCSPMAALGDPNPCNHYGGPTSGSRPMDPLWGLTTGSQPMDPYRGPTMGS; from the exons ATGGTCCGCCAGGACCCCAACGTCAAGCGAGACCTCGCGGTCCTCCGAGACTCTACGGCCAAGCGGGGGTCCGTGGTCCTCCAAGATTCCGTGGTCCTCCAAGACCCCACGATCCGTCTGGAGGCGGAGGTCAAGCGAGGGTCCGTGGTCCTCCAACACCCTGTGGTCCTCCGAGGCTCCGCGGTCCTCCGGGACCTCAATGTCAACCAAGACTCCGTTGTCCTCCAAGACTCCGTGCTCAACCGAGGCTCTGTGGTCCTCCGAGACCCCGTGGCCCAGCTGGAGAGAGAAGTCCTCCAACACCCCGCGCTCCTCCCCGCCCCCGTGACCCCCCCGGAGCCTGACCCCCCCCAGGGCCCCACCGCCGCCCCCGGCCCTGTGACCGACCGACGCTCTGTGACCGCCCAGCGCTCCGTCCCCACGGACCTGGAGGACCACCGCCGCCCCACGGCCCGCGGGGACGCCGAGGGCCACCGGGACTCTATGGTCAACTGCTGCCCCGCGGatcagctggagctggagaacCCCCACGGCTCCACGGCCCCTCTGGGTCTGGAGGTCCCCCAGAACTCTGTGTCCGACTGCTGCCCCACGGCCCCTCTAGGCCCCAAGGCTCGCCCCAACTCTATGGTTAACTGTGACCCAACGGAACACCTTGACTTGAAGGCCTGCTGTGACTCTATGGCCAACCACGACCCGACAGCCGCTCTAGGCCTCAAGGTCCTCCAGAGCTCTATGGTCAACTGCAGCCCCATGGCCACTCTAGGCCCCAAAGCCCGCCATGACTCTGTGGTTAACAGTGACCCAATGGAACACCTTGACTTGCAGGCCCACCACAACTCTATGGTTAACCACGACCAAACGGCCGCTCTAGGCCCAAAAGCCCACTGTGACTCTATGGTCAAACGCAGCCCTGTGGCCCCTCTAGTCCCAAAGGCCCACTGTGACTCTATGGCCAACCGCGACCCGACAGCCGCTCTAGGCCTCAAGGTCCTCCAGAACTCTGTGGTCAACTGCAGACCCATGGCCACTCTAGGACCCAGTGCCCACCGTGACTCTATGGTTAACTGTGACCCAATGGAACACCTTGACTTGAAGGCCCACCACAACTCTATGGCCAACCCTGACCCGATGGCCGCTCTAGGCCCCACTGCCCACCGAGACTCTATGGTCAACTGCAGCCCCATGGCCGCTCTAG GGGACCCCAACCCGTGCAATCATTATGGGGGTCCCACCAGCGGATCCCGACCCATGGACCCGTTATGGGGTCTCACCACGGGGTCCCAACCCATGGACCCGTATCGGGGTCCCACCATGGGGTCCTAA